The DNA segment CGGTCGGATCACACATGCGTTCGTCTCCTGAAAAGTGAAGGTGATTGTTCTGGTGCTGGTCGTTGGTCCGATCAGTATTCGTCAGGGAGAAGAAGGCACGTCGAAGAACGGTCTGCTTCGGTGATGACCCAGATCTTCGTCCCATCCTTGAGCAGATAGCTCGATAGGATTCGCTCGCCGTTGGTAACCGCTTCCTCGTTGGTTTGTTGGTCCTCTTTGTCGAGTTCGCCCGGATCGAGGACAACGTGACGTTGCAGCAGTTCCATCGGCGTCTGACCTGCGGCTTGCAGGGCATCCAATGCTCCCGGTGTTGCGACTACCTGCCCCAATGCGAAGCGTGGTTTCTTGTTGTTGGCGGTGACCATCGTGTCTCCTTGAGTTGAAGTGGGTTGGTGATGCTTCAACTGACTGGTCCGATCTCGGCTTCTCCCGGTCGCCAAACGAAAAGAGCCGGAGCATCCTTGCCCCGGCTCTTCATCCTTCGGTTGTTCGCTATGCGTCGATCTCATCCCAACAGAACTCGGTTGGCTTCACGCCCTCGACAGGCAAACCCTCGCCGTGATACGTACAGGGGAATGGCGTCTTGCTTCCCTCCTGCCCGTGGATCATCAGGTGATCCAGATCGAGCACCTGACCGCTGGGACCGTATTGCCGATCATCTTCCGGGTAGTCGCCGAGGTCCGCTTCTTCAACGACGATGTGGTGGCCGTACTTCTCATTGTCCGCCAGTTCGTCGATGGCGTCCGACATGCTCTCGGCCTCGACGATGAGAAAGAACGGCGAGTAGCTGCCGCCGATTTCGATAAGCCAAGTCTTGCCGAACCAATCGCCCGGATTGATGACCGGCATGTCCTTGAGTTCGTGGCCATAAAATGTTCCGTTTGCGGTGATCGTTGTCATGCTCGTGTCTCCTGTTCGGGGTTGAATGACACGAGCAACGGGCGGTCCCAACACTCGCCTTAGTACGACAAGGAGATGAAACACGATGGCAGTGCTCGACGCAGAATTCACTCACGATGACTTCAAGACGCTGATTCACATCTTGGAGGAATGGGAGACAACCGGATCGGCAGAGGAATCCCCGCAACGAAGGGAAGTAGCACCTTTGCTCAAGGCCAAACTGCTTCTCCAACAAAACTATCTGCATGTTGATCGAATACCCGAAGCAGTCATCCCGCAAAACACTGCTCGGCAATCCAAGATGGAGCTTGCCGAGCAGTATATGCGGGAGTGCGGCATCTGGTCCTACTTAGAGTCGTACCTCACTGATCAGATTGCTCGTATCAGATGAGACGATCACGTCTTCGGTCCGTCTACGCTTCGGCGTGTTCCGTTTGGAACGTTTCCTCGTCTTCGGCATCAAGATCGCCGAAGAACTGAGCGAGATACACTGCTTGACGACGGGCATCATCATCGGTGCAGTTGTCGATGAGTTCGCCCCGGAAGAGCATTCCATCGCCGAGTGCGTAGCCGATGATGAACCGCCCACGAGTCAAGCGAAATATCAGAGCGATTGATCCGGTCCAGTACCGCTCGACGATCTCGTAGCGACAATCCAGCATGACCTTTCCGCACCACGTCGTCAGCATGATGCCGTAGTGTTCCCCTTTCGTGTAGCCCGTAATGCTTCGACCGACGACGGACGCACCGATGGCAGCGAATTCCCGTCCCTCATGCTCGATGATTCCGATCTCGATTTGTCCCTGTCGTTCGCAGCGAGTGCTTGTCATGTCCGTCTCCTGTCGTGGTGAAGGTTGATTGCCAACACCACGACAGGACGGTCCGACCACGATCAGAGCAGGATCACTTCATACTCCACGGCTTCGCCCCGCTCGATCCGACGAACGGCACTGAGGCCATCGAGTTCCCGGTCGTGAGTCATACGACACAGCGAGTTGAGCTTGCTCGTGAAGCTAAGGGCGACCGGATGGTTAAAGCGTTCTTCACCACGAACGCCGCTTTGTTGCAGAGCGAGTAGATGTCGGTGAAATGATCCAACGATAGCGACGATGTTCACGCCGGATTACACGGCGTCTGCATTACTTGCCGCCTTTCGTTGAATCTTATCTGCTCCGTTCGCCACTGCCGTTCTGGTTATTGTCGTCATCGCTTTCTCCGTGAACGTGAAAGTTGGTGATAACGATGCCAGTTGGTCCCTCTAATGCTCAGGCACTCACTCAAACGAGCGGAGTACAAATCTTCTGTAGAGCGGCTGTGGTTCACGAGCGGTGTCTTGAGCATATTCCTTCAACTCCGCAACGTCGTCTGGATTAACGGTCACCAGTTCGGGAAAAACCACCCAACTCACGATTTCAGGATTTGGTTCGCTGTCTTTGTGCGGTGTCGTGAGAGATCCTTCATATCGGAAGTATTTGCTGAGATCTGACGGAAGAAAATCACGGGGATTCACATCTGCCTCCGGTGCGGGATCATCTCCTCCCTCTTTCTTCAACAGCCGAGTGTTCGATTTCATTAACTCATTCAGAGCACGAATAGATTTGGGCGTCGTGCTTGCGGAGTCTTCTTTGAAGAAGACTCCAAGAACAAGATAACGCTGCTCTCCCGTTTCGGGGATCGTGGACGACAACGGGTGAACAAAGTGGATTTCAAAGTCAAAATCTTGTCCATCCAGTAAATGTTCGCTCCGAGAATGAATGTGAATTCGCTCAAGGCTGGCAGACATTCCTTCGAAGGTAAGTGATGGCGGGGCATCGAAATAGAAATCATGATCGAAGTGCCCCGACAACGGTTCGTCGGGGTAGGACACTACCAAATAGTCTGATGCAAGAGCGACATACATCGTTAAAGGCGAGACTATGTTGACCGGCGACTGTTGAGGCATGTAGGACGAGTCCGCTGACATCGAATTTCTCCCTTTTCGTTTTTTTACGGATATGAACTAACCAGCGGTCAGTTTAACCTAGAATGGCAAGTAATTCCCACTCGATTCAGTTGGTCGTGCGTGCAAGTAACGCCCTGTCGTTGAAATCGATGAATGCCCCAGCGTGGCCTGAACCAAGTGGATAGGACAGCCCCGGTCCAGAGCGTGTGAAGCATGGGCGTGTCGAAACCAATGGCAAGACACATCTTTGTCGATACCAGCACGCTCCGACGCCTTCTTCACAATACGCCAGATGGCAGACTCATCGAGATGACCTTTCTTCCGGCTGCGAAAAACCGGTGCTTCTGATGACTCGCTGTCTCGCAGCTTAATCAAGGCTTCCCACACCGATTGCGGAATCAGTACGGTCCGAGTCTTGCCGCCTTTGCCGAACACCGTGATCTGACCAGCAGAGTCTCGCTCCTGTAAATGACGCCACTTGAGTGAGCAGATTTCCGAGACTCGGAATCCGCCACCATAGAGCGTCAGGAGCAAAGCACGGTTCCGAGGCTGAGGTTCGAGACTGATGATCCGCAGTACGTCCGTCTCGCTGAGAATCCGGTCCGCCAGTTCATCACGGAACGTCGGCAGTTTCATGGCTCGACCGATGTCAAACGACAGGTAGCCGAGCCGGAACCCAAAGGCGAACAGACTCTTGATCGCTGACAACGCTCGCTTTACCGACGACTCCTTTAGGCATGGTGGGACATTGTCGGTGTACTGCTGAATGTCAAGCAGCTTGATGGAGCGAAGTGGCTTGTTCATCGCATCAAGAAACCGTCGCACTTCTCGACTGTAAGCTTGCTGAGTGTTCTTGGGACGACCATGCAGCCAGATCTCGATGAGTTGCTCGTCATTGTCCGCTTGCTGGTTGATCGGTCCGAGGACTTCGCTGCTTGATTCAGGCGAACGCAAGATAACGGGACTTATGTTGCTTAATTCCGCACGGTTTTCGGATCGGACTTCTGTCATCTTTCGCACACCTTTCTCACAAGAATCAAACAGCTTTCAAACGCATATCCAACGAAGATCAAACCGACTCCGATCAATCTCCGACACACTTCGCACGTGGTCCGAACTAACACCAACGGTCTTCCTACGGACTCAAGCCACAATCGGAACGATAATCAGCCAACCCCCGCACGCTTCAGGTGTCGGAATACTGTGCGGAGAATGTCGTTTTCGTCCTGACCGACAGTGCCTTGCGGGTAGCAATGATCGACCGCATCGGCCACGGCGGAGGTCGTCAGTCCGGTCAAACCAAGTGCCGACAGTCCATCCATTAACTCGGTGTGGTCCTGCTTCGGTTTGGGCTTCAGCTGTGCTAGCGTCGTCGCTTTGGGCGTCTCGGTATCTCGCTGGTAGAAGAGAACGTATTCCCCGTTCACCCCGATGCCGAGTTCCCGTGCCTTGAGATTGTCCTCAACCTGACTGGCGTTGTAGTAGGGTCGCCCGTTGCTCAGCTTGAGCGGGGCATGAAACGTCCCCTTGCGAACGTGCCAGTAGAATTGGCTACGGCTTATGTCCAGAAGCGAACACATCTTGGACACGGTGATTGCGGCTCTCGGTTGATTGTCTGTCATGGCTCCCACACTCATCGAATGATCTCCTCACAGAAACCGGACTGGTCCGGCACAAAAAAATTAGGCACTCGGCCCGTTCAAATGCTCGACTCCCCTCGGTGTCAATGCTCTTCCCTTGTCGCCTTTGGTGATCAGGCCGAGACGAATGAAGTCACGCTCGAACATCTCGATGGTCTGTTTGGGCAGGCCGAGATGCGTGGCGAGAACATTGAGTCGCACCGGTCCCTGACTTTCCTTCAACAACATCAGGTATCGCTGTTCCACCGGATCAAAACCGAGTGAGTCGATCCCTTCGATAGCGAGCATTTCTTCGACGTGCGTTGGTTCGATTCGGTCCAACCCCTTTGATGAAGCGACTCTTTTCGCAGACTCCAAGAGTCGCACAGCCAAACGAGGTACGCCCCGTGATCGTGCCGACAGATGTGTCACAGATACAGCATCAATTCCCCAACCAAGACGCTTGGCTCGTTGGTCAATGAGCATCGCCATCTCATCGTGCGAGTAGTGCTGCAACCGCAACAGAATCTTGAAGCGGTCCCGCATACTTGGTGTTAGCAGATATTCATCCGTCGTCGCACCGATCAAAGTGAACGGCGGCAACGTCACCGGCTTTCGATTGCCACCAAGGAACAGTTTGCGTTCTTCGATGGCTCGGTAGAGTGAAACCTGCACGGTCTCGCTCAATTCGTGAATCTCATCGATCAACAGGATGTGCTCTGATTCCAACATCATGAGCAGCCCTTGCATCTGTCCGATGTTGCCAATGTTCTGAGCTAACTCGACGTGGCATTCGGTACAGAGTTCTTTGGCGATCAGTTCGGTCAAAAGCGTCTTGCCTGTGCCGCCCGGTCCGCACATCAGCAAATGCGGGAACGCTTCCTTGCCGTCGCTCTTGGAGCGGTCGTGCCAGTAGGCATCGAGTGCGGTTCGAAGCACAGTGACGGCACGTTGCTGCCCGACCACGTGGTTCAGGCTGGTAATGATCGGTTCTGATTTGGGCATTGAGTGGTTCATCCTTCAGATTGGTCCGGTCCTGAGACGAAATGTCAAGGGCGTCAGCGATCCCAGACTCGATGAAGATGTCGGTCTTGGATTTGCTTCTGCCTTGCTTCCCATCGTGGTCCGCAAATCGCTTTGCACTTGGCGATCACACGCTGGGCCTTTTCGAGCTTGCTAGATTCTTCGTACTCGAAAATGCGAAGGCGGATTCGATGCAGCATCCGCTCATATTTGAAGTGCCGCTGGTTGTCTCGGATCTCTTCTTTGAGTGTTCGTTGTTTCATGCGTTGCTCGCTTGGTTGAAGGACACCGACCAGCGTTGACCGTTGTCCTTCGTCGTGGGTCCACTCACTCGTCTTCGACTCGCTCGAAGAGTGCGTTCATCACCCGACGCAATGCGTCTTCAGATGGATAGCAGCCTTGGTCACTGGTGCTTTCGAGTTCGCTGCACTCGTGGTCCGACAACCAGCCATAAACTTCGTACTGCCAGTCCTCCGGCAGGTCGTAGTCGTCACGCAGCCGCCAAGCGGCATCGACGATGTTCTCGACGGTCGCTTCGTACTCCCGATTGCTGTAGTCCTCCTCATCGAGAATCGGATACTCCGCCAGCGACTCCATCAGTCCGTGAAAGGTCCGAAACGCCTCGGTGATTTCGCCATCACGGAACACTCGCAGGCTGAACCCGTCGATGTGCCCGACAGCCCAATGAGAGTGTGATTCTTCCACCACGTCGGGATCGTCGCCCTCGGTGAATGGTGCGAGTGCTTCTCGGATCTTTTCTGCGTTGCTCTGGTCCAGAAGTCCGCTGTCACGATGATGCGTGTAGTGGATCATCCAATCATTGGGGGATTCGAGTTCTTCTTCCCGCCACCACACAAAACACTCGAAGGTCCGCCAGTTGCCAGAAGACTCCTTCGCCGCTTCCTCGATTGTCAAGTCGCCAAGATGCGTGGTCGTTGCCATCAATTGTCCTCCGTTTGGGTTGAGTTACCGTCACGGTGAACTGCGATTGGTCCGACGATGAGTAGCGATGATACAGAAAGAGCCAGCGAGGGTGAGTCGCTGGCTCTTTGGTCGTCAGATCAGACGGAGACCGGTTCTTCTTTTCGGCTGAAGCTCAGCACGAAGTCAGCCGCTTTGCTCGCAGCAGCGGACGCCTTGAAGATGAAGCGAGGGTCATCATTCAACGCCTTGAGCCAGTTTTGCAGATAAGCATTGACGTTGCTCAAGTCGTCGCTTTGCGGAATCTCCAACTCGGAGCACATGAACGCCGCTGCGATCTCGGCCCGAAGTTCTCCTTCAGCATAGTTGCCGGTCCATTCACACCGCTTCTCCGACCAGTGAGACAGTTCATGCAACAGCGTCGAGTAGAATTCCTTCTCATGCTCAAAACGGTGCTTCGGTACCATTTGAATATGGTCGGTCGCCGGGCGATAAAAACAGCGATCACCGCCGAAACGTATGTCCGCTTCCGTCGCAGCGATAGCGATTTTAGCCGGTGCAAAATCCACGAACTCATCGTTCGTCGTTTCCGGTTCGACATCTACGAGATGCCGCAGGTGGTCCGGCAATTCGACTTGTTCAGCCGAGAAAACCGTGTACTACTTGAGCATGGCGAATTCGACTTCTACTTCTTCGCCCGTCTTCGGATCTTCTTTGGTTTTCTTGATTGGGGCATAGTAAATGATGCCCGCCCCCCACTCACCCGGTTTCACATGGTCCGGTCGTCGCATGACCGAGGCACCGAGGTCTCGCCACTGATTGAACGTGGCGTACCACTTGTTCGTAAAATTGTGGGTTTGCCGGTGCAATTCCAGAATCAGAGGATTGATGCCTCTGTATCTTTTCCCGCTCACGACGTTCGCTGGTGAACCGCAGTTCGGTGAGGACGACCACGGCTTTCGCCAAGGGATCGTACCAGCCTTGAGCGACTCGACAATCTTGTTGGTGATCTCTGCCTGAATGTCTTTCGTGGACTTTGCCATTGTCGTTCTCCCGTTGAAGGTTGGTTGGTGACAATGGTTCGCTCTGGTCCGTGACGGGATGATTGCCAATCGCGGCGATCTCTGATACAAATTTGTTTGTGTTTCAACAAACAGGATGGTGCCATGCGTCGAAAGAAGATTCTCCTTCAGTGGATCGGTCATTCCGATTTGCGTGCGTTGGCCGCGAACAGTTCGCAGTCGCGGTGCGAGAAACTCATGTCCACGCTTGGCGGTAAGCTGCCTGAAAAGTCTGATCTTGGACCGACCAAGACTCTCGTCGAGACTCAGGACTTCGACGAAATCCGGTTGCTGACGAACTACTCGCACGAGTTCAACGGTTGGTTCGCGAAGTGGCTAGGAGAGAAGCCGCAGCTTCGTGAAGTCGAACTCGCAAAGCCCACCGACTACGCCTCCATCTTTGAAATCGCCAATCGCGAATTAGAATCGATCAAGTCATCCAAAACATGGGCTAATACGGACCTGTGTCTTCACCTGAGTCCCGGCACTCCCGCAATGGCTGCTGTCTGGTTGCTGCTGGGGAAAACTAGGTTCCCGGCGACGTTCTATGAAACCTATGGCGGCAACTCGTGGATCACCGATGTTCCATTTGATTTGATTGATGTCATACCGGAGGTTCTTCGCGATCCTGATGCTCATCTTCAGCATCTTGCAGCACAGGCACCGGCTGAAATTGAAGGCTTCGAAGACATCGCTGGTGAGAGTCGAGCAATTCGCGATGCCGTTGGGCGTGCCAAGCGTGCTGCCATACGAAACGTGTCGGTCCTGCTGGTCGGCGAAAGCGGCACTGGCAAGGAAATGTTCGCCCAAGCAATTCATAAAGCGAGCAACAGACGCCACAAACCGATGAGGTCCGTCAACTGTGCCGCACTCGCAAAATCGCTGCTCGAATCGGAACTGTTTGGTCACACTAAAGGGGCGTTCACAGGTGCCGATGCCGAGCGAAAGGGGCTCTTTGAAGTAGCCGATGGTGGAACAGTCTTCTTGGACGAGATCGGAGAATGCGATCTGGAGACTCAGGCCAAGCTGCTCCGCGTCCTCCAGCCGGTCACCGGCGAGGGACCGTCCGTTCGATACATTCAGCGACTAGGCGACGACAAGGATCGCAGAGTCGATGTAAGAATCATCGCCGCGACGAACAAAGACCTGTTCGCCGCGATCCGCAAAGGTGAGTTCCGAGAGGACCTGTACTACCGATTGGCGGGGATCTCGATCAGCCTGCCTCCGCTTCGGGATCGGAAGACCGACATTCCCAAGATCGCCGAACGGTTCTTGGGTCTCTTGAACGCTCAATTCGAAGCCGATCAGCCCGGCTACGAGCACAAATCCCTTTCTGCCTCCGCAATTTCGTTTGTGAAAACGCAGCTTTGGCAGGGGAATGTTCGGCAGCTCTATAACGCCTTGATGCAGGCAGCAGTACTCACGGACGGAAAAATAATTGGTCGGAAAGAAGTGGCCGCTTCCATCGCGGAAATGCCGAATTCGAGCAATCAACTTTCGGTGGCTTTGGTTCGTCCGCTCGGCGATGAATTCGACCTTGAAGAGCACCTTAACGACATACGCCGCCAATACTTGCGACGGGCGATGGAGGAGTCCGGGGGCGTGAAAGCCAAGGCCGCTCGGCTGTTGGGAATGAAGAACTACCAGACGTTGGACGCCCAGCTCAAACGCCTCGGTATCACAGGTAACTGGAGCACTGAGTCATGAATAATCTGATGCACCGCCGACCGATTGGCACGCCCCGTGCCTTATGGGTCCGGCATGAATACGGGACGTGACCTACTCATGAAATCACTCAACTTCGAGTTCCTTCGACCGAAGTGGCCAGAGCTGTCAGGGCTTGGTGGCTTTGCGGAAGCGTACGCACATCCCGACCCTGTTGGCTCGATCTCGAAGCTGCGAGTCTTCTGCGAACAGATCGTTGAATGGATTCACCATCACGAACGACTTCCTAAACCATATCGAGCGAATCTCAACGATCTTCTGCACAACCAACCGTTCAAAGACGTTGTCCCAGAAGTCGTACTCTCCAAGCTCCATGCTCTTCGCATGGAAGGCAACAACGCGGCTCATGGAAACAAAGGCGATACCACGACCGCATTGCGGTTGACGCGTGAAGCTTACAACGTGGCCCGTTGGCTCCACGTCAACTACGCGGGTGGCAATGCCACCGACTGCTCTGAATACGCGGAACCTCCTGAAGGTGGAGTTGAGGGATTTAAGCAACGGCGTGAAAAGCGGGCCATTCTGGAACGCGTGGCGGCTCAAGAAGCTCAAATGCAGAAGCTTCTCGCCGATCTCGAAAAGGAAAGGTCGCGTGCTGAACAAGCGGTTGCCACCGCTGAGGAACGACAGGCCGCGTTGGAAGCTGCGTTGCAGTCCACCGCGAAGCTGCAATCCATCGACCCGATGGCGTTCAGTGAAGAAGAGACTCGCAATTACCTGATTGACCAGATGCTCGCCGACGAGGGGTGGAACGTTGCCAAAGGCATCACCGACACTGAAGAGGTAAAAAAAGAGTACCCGGTGACTGGTCAGCCCACGCCATCCGGTGAAGGTGCAGCTGACTACGTGTTGATGGACAATAACGGCAAGCCGCTGGCGGTCCTCGAAGCGAAGCGTACCAGCAAGAATGCTACAGAAGGTCGGAAGCAAGCCGAACTCTACGCCGACGCTCTGGAAAAGAAGCACGGCCAACGTCCTGTGATTTTCTACACCAACGGGTACGACTTGTGGATTTGGAACGACGCTGCCGGGGAACCACCGCGAAAGATCTACGGATTTTATTCCAAAGACAGCCTTCAGCACATGCACTTCCAACGCGGTGCCAAGAAGCCAGTCAGTGAAGTGTCGGCAAATCCCGACATCGCCGGTCGCATGTACCAGATCGAAGCGGTCCGCCGTGTGGTTGAGCAGTTCGCGGAAAAGAAACGCAAGGCACTGATCGTTCAGGCCACCGGCACCGGTAAGACTCGTGTCGCGATCTCGCTTTGTGACGCGATGGTCAAAGCGAATTGGGCGAAACGAATCTTGTTTCTCTGTGACCGTCGCGAATTACGTCGGCAGGCGAACAACGCATTCAACGAGTTCCTGCCGTCACTTCCGAGAACATACGTCACGGGGGCCACGGCAGGTAACACGAAGGATCGGATCTTTCTTTCGACCTACCCGGCCATGATGAAGATCTACGAGTCATTTGATACAGGCTACTTCGATCTGATCATCGCCGACGAATCACACCGCAGTCTCTACAACCGGTATCGACAACTGTTTGAGTATTTCGACTGCTACCAGCTTGGCCTCACCGCCACGCCCGTCGATTTCGTTGCACGAAACACCTTCAAGATCTTTGAGTGCGATGAAGGAGATCCCACTTCAAACTACGACTACCCAACAGCGGTTGCACAGAAGCACCTTGTTCCGTTCGAAGTCGATACACATACAACGCCGTTCCTGCGATCCGGCATTAAGTACTCCAAGATGACGGAAGAGCAACGTCGTCAGTTGGAGGAAGACGAAGTACTGCCACAGGCGATTGAGTTTGAACAGGGGGCCGTGGACAAGGTCGTCTACAACAAGGACACAAATCGCCACATCCTTAGGAATCTGATGGATCACGGTATCCGTGTCGGCAGTCGCATCGGCAAGACGATCATCTTTGCACGGAGCATCAAACACGCTCGCCTCATGGAGGAACTGTTCAATGAAATGTACCCGCAGTACGGCGGCAAATTCTGTCAAACGGTCGTCAGTGATGATCCTCGTGCCGAGTCGATGATCGATGACTTCAAAGGCGACGGCACCAATCCCGAACTGACCATCGCGATCTCCGTGGACATGCTCGATACCGGCGTGGACGTGCCTGAGTGCGTCAATCTCGTGTTCGCCAAGCCTGTCTATTCTTACGTGAAGTTCTGGCAAATGATCGGGCGTGGCACCCGGTTGTGCCCTGATCTGTTCGGTCCGGACATCGACAAATCGCACTTCCAGATTTTCGACCATTGGGGGAACTTCGAACGCTTTGAGCAGGACTACAAGATGGCCGAACCGACTCGGCAGAAGTCACTTTGCGAACGAGTCTTTGAAGCCCGGATGAAATTGGCCGAAGCTGCGTTGGAGAAGCAGCACAATGCCGGGTTCGAGATTGCCGCGAGCTTGATCAGCAAGCAGATCGCCGATCTCCCAAAGGGCAGTATCCCCGTTAAGGAAAAATGGCCGCAGGTGCAATCCGTCTCGTCTGAAGAAACGGTTCGCCAGTTTGACGCGGCTACCAAGGCCACGCTGCAACAGAACATCGCTCCGCTCATGCAATGGGTGGACATCGCAAAATTCGAGGAAGCCTACAAGTTCGACCGGCTCATCGCCCAACTTCAGGCGGAACTCATTCGCGGTAGCAACAAGTTCGCCGATCTCCGCGATGCTGTCGTCAATCTGGTCAGCAGTTTGCGAATCAACCTGTCTCAGGTGAAGTTGAAGCTGCCCGTTATCGAACGCGTCAAGAGCGAAGAGTTCTGGGATGAGGTCACCGTTGGTGATCTCGAAGAAATCCGCGACCAGCTTCGCGGCGTTATCCAATTCCGTCGTAAGGACGAAGTCGTCAAGCTCGATCCGATCATCATCGACGTGAAGGAAGACGAAGCGGACATCGAACGCAAAAAGCATAAGGTCCGTTTGGACAAACTCGACGATCTGGACATGGTCGCGTACCGAAATCGCGTCAACAACGTCTTGCAAGCCATCATCGACCAGAACGACACGCTGCGAAAGATTCGACTTGGCGAACCCGTCACAGAGAATGATCTCGAAGACCTCTGCTCACTGGTCCTGACTCAGGAACCGGGTCTCGACCTGCACGACCTAATGGACTACTTCAAGCAGGCCGAATCGCT comes from the Bremerella sp. JC817 genome and includes:
- a CDS encoding ArdC family protein; the encoded protein is MAKSTKDIQAEITNKIVESLKAGTIPWRKPWSSSPNCGSPANVVSGKRYRGINPLILELHRQTHNFTNKWYATFNQWRDLGASVMRRPDHVKPGEWGAGIIYYAPIKKTKEDPKTGEEVEVEFAMLK
- a CDS encoding zincin-like metallopeptidase domain-containing protein, translated to MPDHLRHLVDVEPETTNDEFVDFAPAKIAIAATEADIRFGGDRCFYRPATDHIQMVPKHRFEHEKEFYSTLLHELSHWSEKRCEWTGNYAEGELRAEIAAAFMCSELEIPQSDDLSNVNAYLQNWLKALNDDPRFIFKASAAASKAADFVLSFSRKEEPVSV
- a CDS encoding Holliday junction DNA helicase RuvB C-terminal domain-containing protein — protein: MPKSEPIITSLNHVVGQQRAVTVLRTALDAYWHDRSKSDGKEAFPHLLMCGPGGTGKTLLTELIAKELCTECHVELAQNIGNIGQMQGLLMMLESEHILLIDEIHELSETVQVSLYRAIEERKLFLGGNRKPVTLPPFTLIGATTDEYLLTPSMRDRFKILLRLQHYSHDEMAMLIDQRAKRLGWGIDAVSVTHLSARSRGVPRLAVRLLESAKRVASSKGLDRIEPTHVEEMLAIEGIDSLGFDPVEQRYLMLLKESQGPVRLNVLATHLGLPKQTIEMFERDFIRLGLITKGDKGRALTPRGVEHLNGPSA
- a CDS encoding tyrosine-type recombinase/integrase, which translates into the protein MTEVRSENRAELSNISPVILRSPESSSEVLGPINQQADNDEQLIEIWLHGRPKNTQQAYSREVRRFLDAMNKPLRSIKLLDIQQYTDNVPPCLKESSVKRALSAIKSLFAFGFRLGYLSFDIGRAMKLPTFRDELADRILSETDVLRIISLEPQPRNRALLLTLYGGGFRVSEICSLKWRHLQERDSAGQITVFGKGGKTRTVLIPQSVWEALIKLRDSESSEAPVFRSRKKGHLDESAIWRIVKKASERAGIDKDVSCHWFRHAHASHALDRGCPIHLVQATLGHSSISTTGRYLHARPTESSGNYLPF
- a CDS encoding DEAD/DEAH box helicase family protein is translated as MKSLNFEFLRPKWPELSGLGGFAEAYAHPDPVGSISKLRVFCEQIVEWIHHHERLPKPYRANLNDLLHNQPFKDVVPEVVLSKLHALRMEGNNAAHGNKGDTTTALRLTREAYNVARWLHVNYAGGNATDCSEYAEPPEGGVEGFKQRREKRAILERVAAQEAQMQKLLADLEKERSRAEQAVATAEERQAALEAALQSTAKLQSIDPMAFSEEETRNYLIDQMLADEGWNVAKGITDTEEVKKEYPVTGQPTPSGEGAADYVLMDNNGKPLAVLEAKRTSKNATEGRKQAELYADALEKKHGQRPVIFYTNGYDLWIWNDAAGEPPRKIYGFYSKDSLQHMHFQRGAKKPVSEVSANPDIAGRMYQIEAVRRVVEQFAEKKRKALIVQATGTGKTRVAISLCDAMVKANWAKRILFLCDRRELRRQANNAFNEFLPSLPRTYVTGATAGNTKDRIFLSTYPAMMKIYESFDTGYFDLIIADESHRSLYNRYRQLFEYFDCYQLGLTATPVDFVARNTFKIFECDEGDPTSNYDYPTAVAQKHLVPFEVDTHTTPFLRSGIKYSKMTEEQRRQLEEDEVLPQAIEFEQGAVDKVVYNKDTNRHILRNLMDHGIRVGSRIGKTIIFARSIKHARLMEELFNEMYPQYGGKFCQTVVSDDPRAESMIDDFKGDGTNPELTIAISVDMLDTGVDVPECVNLVFAKPVYSYVKFWQMIGRGTRLCPDLFGPDIDKSHFQIFDHWGNFERFEQDYKMAEPTRQKSLCERVFEARMKLAEAALEKQHNAGFEIAASLISKQIADLPKGSIPVKEKWPQVQSVSSEETVRQFDAATKATLQQNIAPLMQWVDIAKFEEAYKFDRLIAQLQAELIRGSNKFADLRDAVVNLVSSLRINLSQVKLKLPVIERVKSEEFWDEVTVGDLEEIRDQLRGVIQFRRKDEVVKLDPIIIDVKEDEADIERKKHKVRLDKLDDLDMVAYRNRVNNVLQAIIDQNDTLRKIRLGEPVTENDLEDLCSLVLTQEPGLDLHDLMDYFKQAESLDQAIREIIGMDADAVRERFTKFVQTHPNLASHQIKFLDLLQNHIAKFGSIKTDDLYEPPFTTLHSDSLDGLFEQSLADELFEIIGSFQANSD
- a CDS encoding sigma 54-interacting transcriptional regulator; protein product: MLLGKTRFPATFYETYGGNSWITDVPFDLIDVIPEVLRDPDAHLQHLAAQAPAEIEGFEDIAGESRAIRDAVGRAKRAAIRNVSVLLVGESGTGKEMFAQAIHKASNRRHKPMRSVNCAALAKSLLESELFGHTKGAFTGADAERKGLFEVADGGTVFLDEIGECDLETQAKLLRVLQPVTGEGPSVRYIQRLGDDKDRRVDVRIIAATNKDLFAAIRKGEFREDLYYRLAGISISLPPLRDRKTDIPKIAERFLGLLNAQFEADQPGYEHKSLSASAISFVKTQLWQGNVRQLYNALMQAAVLTDGKIIGRKEVAASIAEMPNSSNQLSVALVRPLGDEFDLEEHLNDIRRQYLRRAMEESGGVKAKAARLLGMKNYQTLDAQLKRLGITGNWSTES
- a CDS encoding carbonic anhydrase family protein, with translation MSADSSYMPQQSPVNIVSPLTMYVALASDYLVVSYPDEPLSGHFDHDFYFDAPPSLTFEGMSASLERIHIHSRSEHLLDGQDFDFEIHFVHPLSSTIPETGEQRYLVLGVFFKEDSASTTPKSIRALNELMKSNTRLLKKEGGDDPAPEADVNPRDFLPSDLSKYFRYEGSLTTPHKDSEPNPEIVSWVVFPELVTVNPDDVAELKEYAQDTAREPQPLYRRFVLRSFE